TTTTTAGAAGGCGGCACCCAGATTCGAACTGGGGGATAAAGGTTTTGCAGACCTCTGCCTTACCACTTGGCTATGCCGCCATGATTATCTACTGACAACGCAACAAGTTAACTTGTGTGACTCAGGGTACTTGCATTTACTTGCTTTTCTTAATTAAGTTGGACGCACCTGAGAATTTTCACTAAACTAATATAGCACTAATAGAAACAGATAGATTAGTTGATAGGGCTTTAGTGTTACCTTGTCGTCTTGGTTGGGATCGCCTCCAGCTCATCGTGATTGAAATCACACATAATGCGGTTAAGGATCGCATATTACCGTTACTTTTCTCGATAGTATGAAAAAGTCTAAATAAGACAGAGCTTGTGCTTGTGTACGTTTCCAGCTTTGCGTCTCAAAAATACTGGAATCTACAGTTTTGTGTATTGAAAGTTGTGCTTTTACTTGCTTTGTTATTTGACTTGTACTCAAGATGAGATATTGTGCTGCTAGAGAATAGCATTTTTGGACAAAAACTGGTGTCTGCAAAAATGAACCAATCTCCTTTATCGATTGCTCAAATTTCAGATATTCATCTATTTAAGGATGAGAAGCAAGACCTATTGGGGCTAAACACAACACAATCGTTTCAAACAGTTATCGAAAGGTTACTGTATTTGCGCGATCGCTTAGACTTGTTGTTGCTTACAGGAGACTTATCACAAGATGGGACACCGGAATCGTATCAGCGTTTGCAACACTTGTTGCTGCCACTAGCGATGCCTACCTACTGGATTCCAGGGAATCATGACTATTTCCCGACAATGCAACAGATTTTGAATCATGCCTCTATTTTTGCAGAGAAAGAATTTATTCAAGGCGGCTGGAACTTTGTTCTCATCAATTCTGCTGTACCTGGGCATGCTCATGGTCAACTTTCACAAACAACACTAGCTTGGTTAGACTGGCGACTTGCAAGCATTACTCAACCTGCTTTAGTTGCACTGCACCATCCGCCTTTTCTCGTCAATTCTCAGTGGCTAGATACTAGTACACTAGAAAACTCAGAGGAGTTTTTTGCAGTTTTAGATCGCCATCCACAAGTCAAGTTAGTCTTGTTTGGTCACATTCACCAAGAATTTCATTGCCAGAGAAATGGCGTGCATTATCTAGGGAGTCCCTCAACCTCAGTTCAATTTGAGCCAAATAGTCCGCACTTTTCCATAAAACAAGAAAATCCAGGATTTCGACTAATTAAGCTGTATCCTGATGGTAGTTGGCTAACTCAAATTGAGCGCGTAGCTTATAGTGAATATGTTTTAGATTTAGCAGCAACTGGGTATTAGGCAAACAATTCAGAATGCAGAAACTAAGAGAGACTAGCAGTGATAAGTTATGAGTTAAGAAAATTCTTCTAACTCAAAAGAATTGCCTCCAGCACCTTTGTTCGCTTTCCAACCCTAATCACTCTTTCACTCGCCACTAATTTCTCTTCACTCGTTTATTTTACACTTTGACTTCATCAGCAAAGTTGTTCCAACGAACAAAGTAAAATGGTCCAGCAACAGAACCCCAAACGTGCTCATCAGTGTCAGGATCTCGCCCTCGATCGAGGCTGATAAACCGTTCTTGATCAATTTCAAATTCGCTATCTAGATAAGTTTTCTTATCTTTACGTACTACAATACACCCCTTTCCTGGCTCAACACTGCCTTTAAAGCTGTTTCCTGTCCATTCGACAAGCATATTACAGCCTAGTAATTTTTCTAAATGCTCTGATGCGATCGCCTGCAGGCGTTGGGGTTCGCGAGATGCACCGTAAAATTGTTGTTCGTCTTTAACGAGATAATTCTCAATCATAATGCGCTCGCCTGCGTTGACCAACTTCAGTACTCGCACCCGATAAGGATTATTCAGCATATAATCGTATGCTTGTTCCACATAAAAGCTTACTCCGGAGAGGGTTTCTAGAGGGAGAGGACGCATACAAACGCGAATGTGTGCAAAAAAAGGAGGATTTTCAAAAGCTTGTTCTTGATTGCTGAAATCTGCTGCCATCCACCGCGCTAAAGTAGCGATATCTGTAGAATGAGTCATTTGATCGGTCTTGGATAACGATAACGTTGTTTGTAATACTCTTTTGAGTATTTTAAAACTCAAAGCTACCTATTTTTGTGGAGAAATTTTACTAAGTGACTCGTCAAGGAGTTAGTTGCTAGTGATTATTAGAAGAGTAAATTTTTAGATGAAGTGACTTGCTATTGCCATTGAGATATGCATGATTATGATATTTTGCTTCACAAGATGATTCAACAACGAGAGAAAGTTGTCGTTACTACTGCGATCGCGTTATGGCTATGTTGTAGTTCCATTGCATTAGCACAGCGCCAGGAATCGTCATCTAATGCTTCGCCAAATCCGTTAGAAATAACGACACCAGATCCACTGCTACCTAGACTAAATCAACCGTTGAGTCCTCAAGAACGTCAAAGTTTAGCAGCAGCTTTGGATCAACTCAACGTTCAAGCGCAAGCACAACTAGCAGCAGGAAATAGTATTGGTGCGTTTGAAATTTGGAACCGAGAACTAAGACTCAGGCGGGCTTTGGGTGCTTTAGCTGAAGTGCAAGCTTTGGGAAGAGTCGGGGCGATCGCATGGAGTGAGAATGAAACCACTCAAGTTCAGATTATTACCCGTAGACTCCAAGCAATTCAACAACAAGCACAATCGCAACCCACAGTAGATTTAACATTACTGCGATCGCTTGGTTATGCTTATCGACAAGTGCGATCGCCACAACAAGCAATAGAAGTCTATAATCAGATTCTTGCACTAGAGCGACAAGCGCAGAATACTGTTGCAGCAGACAATACTTTAAGAACAATTGCTGAATTACATCTTAGTTGGTTTGATTATTCACAAGCTGCTAAAAGTTATGAAGAGTTACGTAATTTAGCCAATACTCGCGGCGATGCCTTCGGCGGTTCGCGAAGCGACCATCGCGTCAGTGAAGTGACTTATTTGCAACAGCTAGCTTATATTTACGACCGTGCTAGACAATATCAACAAGCAATCACAGTTAAACAGCGCCTTGCAGATCTGTATCTCAATGAGGCTCAATTCACTCAAGTCCCAGCCTTGCGGCTAGCGATCGCATCTGACTATCAAGCGTTAGGTCAAATTCAGCAAGCATTTGAAAATTATCAAGAGGCTTATGCTTCTGCTTGGTCTTTGCAGCAGTATGCGCGTGCTGGAGATGCTTTACGGAGATTAATTGTACTTTATCGCAGCCAAGGTCAAGTTGCGGAAGCTTTACAAACAAGTCAAATTCTTTTGGAAGCAGACAACAAAGCTGCTAATTTTTACGGTTTGATGAACACTTACGACCAAATTGGACAAATTCATTTACAAAATGGCGATGAGAATGCAGCTCTTACTGCTTTTGAACAAGGACTTGCGATCGCCCAACAGTTACAATATCAACAACCTTACTTTACTCAACAGATTCAGCAGATTCAGCAGCAATTAGCGCAATAAAACTTAAAGCCATAGTACGGTGTCCAATAGTTAATTGAACAAATTAGCGCCATATAACTTAGCTCCTCTAAAGTCAGCTCCTGCTATAGTTGCACCGTCCATTTCCACTGTATACAATCTTGCATCTTGAAGATTAGCACCCGTCAAGTCAACTTCATTCATAGTTGCACCAGTCGCAAAAG
The nucleotide sequence above comes from Gloeocapsopsis sp. IPPAS B-1203. Encoded proteins:
- the cpdA gene encoding 3',5'-cyclic-AMP phosphodiesterase, which gives rise to MNQSPLSIAQISDIHLFKDEKQDLLGLNTTQSFQTVIERLLYLRDRLDLLLLTGDLSQDGTPESYQRLQHLLLPLAMPTYWIPGNHDYFPTMQQILNHASIFAEKEFIQGGWNFVLINSAVPGHAHGQLSQTTLAWLDWRLASITQPALVALHHPPFLVNSQWLDTSTLENSEEFFAVLDRHPQVKLVLFGHIHQEFHCQRNGVHYLGSPSTSVQFEPNSPHFSIKQENPGFRLIKLYPDGSWLTQIERVAYSEYVLDLAATGY
- a CDS encoding chromophore lyase CpcT/CpeT is translated as MTHSTDIATLARWMAADFSNQEQAFENPPFFAHIRVCMRPLPLETLSGVSFYVEQAYDYMLNNPYRVRVLKLVNAGERIMIENYLVKDEQQFYGASREPQRLQAIASEHLEKLLGCNMLVEWTGNSFKGSVEPGKGCIVVRKDKKTYLDSEFEIDQERFISLDRGRDPDTDEHVWGSVAGPFYFVRWNNFADEVKV